The proteins below are encoded in one region of Oncorhynchus kisutch isolate 150728-3 linkage group LG14, Okis_V2, whole genome shotgun sequence:
- the LOC116353354 gene encoding uncharacterized protein LOC116353354, whose protein sequence is MQGSSAGTHSSVLGETYLAHLPFPRSSVLRETFYLAHLPFPCSSVLGETFYLAHLPFPRSSVLGETFYLAHLPFPLSSVLGETFYLTHLPFPRSSVLGETFYLAHLPFPRSSVLGETFYLAHIPFPRSSVLGETFYLAHLPFPRSSVLGETFYLAHLPFPRSSVLGEPFYLAHLPFPLPLSSERPSTSLTFHSLVPLFSERPSTSLTFHSLVSLSSERPSTSLTFHSLVPLSSERPSTSLTFHSLVPLSSERPSTSLTFHILTVNMLIFPALHRLKYSNKDSFFHLKCSQSFTFFLLCLFFL, encoded by the coding sequence ATGCAAGGGTCCTCAGCAGGGACTCATTCCTCTGTTCTAGGAGAGACCTACCTCGCTCACCTTCCATTCCCTCGTTCCTCTGTTCTCAGAGAGACATTCTACCTCGCTCACCTTCCATTCCCTTGTTCCTCTGTTCTCGGAGAGACCTTCTACCTCGCTCACCTTCCATTCCCTCGTTCCTCTGTTCTCGGAGAGACCTTCTACCTCGCTCACCTTCCATTCCCTCTTTCCTCTGTTCTCGGAGAGACCTTCTACCTCACTCACCTTCCATTCCCTCGTTCCTCTGTTCTCGGAGAGACCTTCTACCTCGCTCACCTTCCATTCCCTCGTTCCTCTGTCCTCGGAGAGACCTTCTACCTCGCTCACATTCCATTCCCTCGTTCCTCTGTCCTCGGTGAGACCTTCTACCTCGCTCACCTTCCATTCCCTCGTTCCTCTGTCCTCGGAGAGACCTTCTACCTCGCTCACCTTCCATTCCCTCGTTCCTCTGTTCTCGGAGAGCCCTTCTACCTCGCTCACCTTCCattccctcttcctctgtcctcgGAGAGACCTTCTACCTCGCTCACCTTCCATTCCCTCGTTCCTCTGTTCTCGGAGAGACCTTCTACCTCGCTCACCTTCCATTCCCTCGTTTCTCTGTCCTCGGAGAGACCTTCTACCTCGCTCACCTTCCATTCCCTCGTTCCTCTGTCCTCGGAGAGACCTTCTACCTCGCTCACCTTCCATTCCCTCGTTCCTCTGTCCTCGGAGAGACCTTCTACCTCGCTCACCTTCCACATTCTGACTGTGAACATGCTAATTTTTCCTGCTCTCCACAGATTAAAATACTCTAACAAAGATTCATTTTTCCACTTAAAATGTTCTCAGAGCTttactttttttctactgtgtttatTTTTTCTATGA